From one Brachypodium distachyon strain Bd21 chromosome 4, Brachypodium_distachyon_v3.0, whole genome shotgun sequence genomic stretch:
- the LOC100820932 gene encoding isoflavone reductase homolog PCBER, which translates to MAEKNNNRSRVLVIGGTGYIGRPIVAASAREGHRTSVLVRDAAPADEAKAAVLQGFRDAGVTLVKGDIYDHESLVAAIKSADVVISAVAHAQHADQTRIIAAIKEAGNVKRFVPSEFGNDVDHVNAVEPAKSLYAGKAVIRRVIEAEGIPYTYVSSNFFAGYFLPNIGQAGVTGLPTDKVVILGDGNVKGIFAVEDDVGTYTIKAVDDPRTLNKTLYLRPPSNTLSHNELVSLWEKKVGKTFERVYIPEEKVLKKIQESPMPLNILLSIGHSVWVKGDHTNFEIDPSSGVEATELYPQMKYTTVDEYLNRFL; encoded by the exons ATGGCGgagaagaacaacaacaggagCCGGGTGCTGGTGATCGGCGGCACGGGCTACATTGGCCGCcccatcgtcgccgccagcgccCGCGAGGGCCACCGGACCTCCGTCCTCGTCCGCGACGCCGCGCCCGCCGACGAAGCCAAGGCCGccgtcctccagggcttccGGGATGCCGGCGTCACCCTCGTCAAG GGTGATATTTATGATCATGAGAGCTTGGTCGCAGCCATCAAATCCGCAGATGTTGTGATCTCAGCCGTGGCTCACGCACAACACGCAGATCAAACCCGCATTATCGCGGCAATCAAGGAAGCTGGGAATGTAAAG AGATTCGTACCGTCAGAGTTTGGTAACGATGTGGATCATGTAAATGCTGTTGAGCCTGCAAAATCACTATACGCCGGCAAAGCTGTTATAAGGCGTGTCATTGAGGCTGAGGGGATTCCCTACACATATGTCTCTTCCAACTTCTTTGCTGGTTATTTCTTGCCAAACATTGGACAGGCTGGTGTGACTGGTCTCCCAACTGATAAAGTTGTCATTCTAGGTGATGGCAATGTAAAAG GAATCTTTGCCGTGGAGGACGATGTGGGCACCTACACTATTAAAGCTGTAGATGATCCAAGAACCCTGAACAAGACCCTGTATCTGAGGCCACCAAGCAACACTTTGTCGCATAACGAGCTTGTCTCACTCTGGGAGAAGAAAGTTGGCAAGACATTCGAGAGGGTGTACATCCCAGAAGAAAAAGTCCTGAAGAAGATTCAAG AGTCTCCGATGCCGCTCAACATCTTACTGTCAATCGGCCACTCCGTGTGGGTGAAGGGAGACCACACAAACTTTGAGATTGATCCATCGTCTGGAGTTGAAGCCACTGAGCTTTACCCCCAAATGAAGTACACTACTGTGGATGAATACCTGAACAGGTTCCTTTGA